The Diorhabda carinulata isolate Delta chromosome 4, icDioCari1.1, whole genome shotgun sequence genomic interval TATTCTATTCTATgctatattttgaataatgcTGCTGttaacattatcaaaatttgtagaACGTACATCCAAATAAAAGACATATTAAttatattggtttttatttatccatatattatgtatttacGGGATAAATGTGTGTACAGATAACAGGCTACTAAAAAGCAAAACGAAGAACAGAAGTATGACATCAATGTAAACAAAGCACATATTCTATGGTAATAACTTCAAGAAGTGAGGTTAAATTGATGTTTacgttgtttttttaataattaatctCATATTCACAGCAACTGTTATAATTTAATTCGATTTTGAATACCAAATGTGGAAATGACTGTTTCTTGTAAATTACAATTGACATTAGCCATAATCAAACCACACATTATAAAAAATCCAGTTGCGACATCTCAAATAAGGGAACTTTTGATATCGTCAAATTTCAAGATTATCAAATTTCTTAGGAAAACAATATCTCTAAAAGaagctgaaaatttttatagtgaacataaatgtaaatttttttataacagatTAGTTAGTTTTATGACGAGTGGTCCTAGTGATATCATGATATTGGCAAAAGAAAACGCCGTTAAAGACTGGCGAGA includes:
- the LOC130893312 gene encoding nucleoside diphosphate kinase 6, encoding MTVSCKLQLTLAIIKPHIIKNPVATSQIRELLISSNFKIIKFLRKTISLKEAENFYSEHKCKFFYNRLVSFMTSGPSDIMILAKENAVKDWRELMGPTKVFKAQFEAPKSIRGQFGLSDTRNASHGSDSEDSAKREIKIFFPDFDIDDWYAQYEPIFRSNHISFDTKNFLHIPCR